One genomic segment of Desulfomicrobium sp. ZS1 includes these proteins:
- the lon gene encoding endopeptidase La, with protein sequence MTDAIVFEKSTYGSMILPVMSLREVVMFPKSIVPLFVGRDSSIKAIEMALDKYEKRIFLVAQKDPGQERPDVDGLYAVGTVSKVLQMLRLPDGTIKVLFEGLYRASWDHERGLMTEDDIQMVRTIALPDVEGNLMEGEALVRATHEAVEEYSQVNRKLAKETILAITSVSQPGRLADSIAPHLKATYDRKQGVLELRNPVRRLERVYELIQEEVEVFSLEKKIKGRVKKQMEENQKDYYLGEQLKAIHKEMGRDFDPKADVEDLEAQLKDKDMPEEARSKAMAEMKKLRQTPPSSAEYAVLRNYVDWILALPWNVVRDVDIDIKQAQKILDDDHYGLEKPKERILEYLAVQALVKKLRGPILCLVGPPGVGKTSLAKSIARATGREFVRLSLGGVRDEAEIRGHRRTYVGALPGKIIQSLKRVSTNNPVFCLDEVDKMSMDFRGDPSAALLEVLDPEQNSAFNDHYLDMDYDLSQVFFITTANSLQTIPLPLQDRMEIITIPGYLETEKERIASDFLLPKQLEQHGLKPENLSMSKGAILEIIRRYTRESGVRNMERELASVCRKVARALVEEGDMGKTVAVTKSMLGTYLGVPKVRHGQREEEAQVGVATGLAWTQVGGELLFVEVALMPGTGKIEITGKLGDVMQESAKAAISYIRSRSEFFGLRKDFYKEIDIHIHVPEGATPKDGPSAGITLATCLASALLDIPVRNDVAMTGEITLRGRVLPIGGVRDKLLAAHRGLITKVLMPKENERDLKEVPKVILKDLEIVFVENMDQVLCEALKDVTMETLFCPTADVIPVSKALHKGHEFTSTQ encoded by the coding sequence ATGACCGATGCCATTGTTTTCGAAAAATCCACCTACGGGAGCATGATCCTTCCGGTCATGTCCCTGCGAGAAGTGGTTATGTTCCCCAAGTCCATCGTGCCTCTTTTCGTGGGCCGGGACTCTTCCATCAAGGCCATCGAGATGGCCTTGGACAAATACGAGAAGCGGATCTTTCTGGTCGCCCAGAAAGATCCCGGTCAGGAGCGTCCCGATGTGGACGGCCTCTACGCCGTGGGCACGGTCAGCAAGGTGTTGCAGATGCTGCGTCTGCCCGACGGGACCATCAAGGTACTCTTCGAGGGGCTGTACCGCGCGTCATGGGATCATGAGCGAGGGCTCATGACCGAGGACGATATCCAGATGGTGCGTACCATTGCGCTGCCTGACGTCGAGGGCAATCTCATGGAAGGGGAGGCTCTGGTCCGCGCCACCCACGAGGCGGTGGAGGAGTACTCCCAGGTCAACCGCAAGCTGGCCAAGGAGACAATCCTGGCCATTACCAGCGTGTCCCAGCCCGGCCGTCTGGCCGACAGCATTGCCCCTCACCTCAAAGCCACTTACGATCGCAAACAGGGTGTTCTTGAACTGCGCAATCCCGTCCGTCGTCTGGAGCGGGTCTATGAACTCATCCAGGAAGAGGTCGAGGTCTTTTCTCTGGAAAAGAAGATCAAAGGCCGGGTCAAGAAGCAGATGGAGGAGAACCAGAAGGATTACTACCTCGGCGAGCAGCTGAAAGCCATCCACAAGGAAATGGGTCGCGACTTCGATCCCAAGGCCGATGTGGAAGATCTGGAGGCCCAGCTCAAAGACAAGGACATGCCCGAGGAGGCCCGCTCCAAGGCCATGGCCGAGATGAAGAAGCTGCGTCAGACTCCGCCGTCCTCGGCCGAGTATGCGGTGCTGCGCAACTACGTGGACTGGATCCTGGCTTTGCCCTGGAACGTGGTCCGTGATGTGGACATCGATATCAAGCAGGCGCAGAAAATTTTGGATGACGACCACTACGGGCTGGAAAAGCCCAAGGAGCGCATCCTCGAATACCTGGCCGTGCAGGCTCTGGTCAAAAAATTGCGCGGACCCATTCTTTGTCTGGTCGGCCCTCCCGGCGTGGGCAAGACATCCTTGGCCAAGTCCATCGCCCGGGCCACGGGGCGCGAATTCGTGCGCCTGTCGCTGGGCGGCGTGCGCGACGAAGCCGAGATTCGCGGCCATCGCCGTACCTATGTCGGAGCCCTGCCGGGCAAGATCATCCAGTCTTTGAAGCGCGTCTCGACCAACAATCCGGTCTTCTGTCTGGACGAGGTCGACAAGATGAGCATGGATTTTCGCGGCGACCCTTCGGCCGCGCTGCTTGAAGTGCTCGACCCGGAACAGAACAGCGCTTTCAACGACCATTACCTGGACATGGACTACGACCTGTCCCAGGTCTTTTTCATCACTACGGCCAATTCCTTGCAGACCATTCCGCTGCCTCTGCAGGACCGCATGGAGATCATCACCATCCCCGGCTATCTGGAGACGGAGAAGGAGCGTATCGCTTCCGATTTCTTGCTGCCCAAGCAGCTTGAGCAGCATGGTCTCAAACCCGAGAACCTGAGCATGTCCAAGGGCGCGATCCTTGAGATCATCCGCCGCTACACCCGCGAATCCGGGGTGCGCAACATGGAGCGCGAGCTGGCCTCGGTCTGCCGCAAGGTAGCCAGGGCTCTGGTGGAAGAGGGCGACATGGGCAAGACCGTGGCCGTGACCAAGTCCATGCTCGGTACCTACCTTGGAGTTCCCAAGGTTCGCCACGGCCAGCGCGAGGAAGAGGCCCAGGTCGGAGTGGCCACGGGCCTCGCCTGGACCCAGGTCGGCGGAGAGCTTCTCTTTGTGGAAGTGGCGCTCATGCCCGGCACGGGCAAGATCGAGATCACCGGCAAGCTTGGCGATGTCATGCAGGAATCGGCCAAGGCGGCCATCAGCTATATCCGTTCCAGGTCGGAATTTTTCGGGTTGCGCAAGGATTTCTACAAGGAGATCGACATCCACATCCATGTGCCCGAAGGGGCCACGCCCAAGGACGGGCCTTCGGCCGGGATCACGCTAGCCACCTGCCTGGCCTCGGCCTTGCTCGACATCCCCGTGCGGAACGACGTGGCCATGACCGGAGAAATCACCCTGCGCGGCCGGGTTCTGCCCATCGGCGGGGTGCGCGACAAGCTCCTGGCCGCCCACCGGGGGCTGATCACAAAAGTGCTGATGCCCAAGGAGAACGAACGGGATCTGAAGGAAGTGCCGAAAGTCATCCTGAAGGATCTTGAGATTGTCTTCGTCGAGAACATGGACCAGGTGCTCTGCGAGGCGCTGAAAGATGTCACCATGGAGACGCTTTTTTGTCCCACCGCCGATGTCATCCCGGTCTCCAAGGCCTTGCACAAGGGACATGAGTTTACAAGCACGCAGTAA
- a CDS encoding class I SAM-dependent methyltransferase has protein sequence MSTPKTPQKPMPGNADQTPGRRPVLPWPLPALIVWSACWALFLSLRALQLPVLWSLILATSLGLAAGLRAASTWRKLFISAGFPLSLAASNLGDGLSPWVWLIPLGLLLLLYPMSAWRDAPLFPTPHGILDGLDKVAPLKCTDRILDAGCGLGAGLAELYRVYPLAQLDGVEKSWPLRLLCAWRCPFAHVRHADIWKEDWSAYSMVYMFQRPESMGPAAEKARQELSKGSWLVSLEFEAPTLKPVVVLRNRADKPVWVYRMG, from the coding sequence ATGAGCACACCCAAAACTCCGCAAAAGCCCATGCCGGGCAATGCAGACCAAACCCCAGGACGCCGCCCGGTCCTGCCATGGCCGCTGCCCGCCCTTATCGTCTGGAGCGCGTGCTGGGCACTTTTCCTGAGCCTGAGAGCCCTGCAACTTCCTGTCTTGTGGAGTCTGATCCTGGCCACAAGTCTTGGTCTCGCGGCCGGCCTGCGCGCCGCCTCTACCTGGCGCAAACTTTTCATCAGCGCCGGCTTTCCCCTGTCTTTGGCCGCCTCAAACCTCGGAGACGGACTTTCGCCCTGGGTCTGGCTCATCCCGCTTGGGCTTTTACTGCTCCTCTATCCCATGAGCGCCTGGCGGGACGCCCCGCTCTTCCCCACTCCCCATGGCATTTTGGACGGATTGGACAAGGTCGCGCCGCTCAAATGCACGGATCGCATTCTGGACGCAGGTTGCGGGCTGGGTGCGGGACTTGCGGAGTTGTATCGGGTCTATCCTTTGGCGCAGCTTGACGGCGTGGAGAAAAGCTGGCCCCTGCGCCTCCTATGCGCTTGGCGCTGCCCTTTCGCCCACGTTCGCCACGCAGATATCTGGAAAGAGGATTGGTCGGCCTACTCCATGGTCTACATGTTCCAACGACCCGAGAGCATGGGTCCGGCAGCCGAGAAGGCGAGGCAGGAGCTTTCCAAAGGGAGCTGGCTGGTCAGCCTGGAATTCGAAGCCCCGACTTTAAAACCTGTCGTCGTGCTCCGAAACCGGGCGGACAAGCCCGTCTGGGTCTACCGCATGGGGTGA